The genomic interval AACATagaaatgttgtgtttaatcCCCACAGAGCTGCATTCAGTTATaataggatatgcgaaatttgtatttgtattattttcaaaaaattataaaatgtgaaagttgAAACTGAACGATTGACATTTATCAGGTTGAACCAGGCAAAACTCCGTTCCGAGGAATACATTCATCTTCGGGATGCCATTACTGCTGATGGAAATGCACAGAATGTTGGCAGAACAACTATTCTTTaaacactattatgaaaatatatattttgttttgtatttaataaaattaggtccttttcagatatggcgagaccagggaaatagggattaatttatatatggaggatattatagattccagtttaaattgaataggtactcatacctaagataggtcaactatacaaaataaagtagtgcatcaaagctacgctaaggcggtacgaagttcgccgggtcagctagtaaaatataaggtttttgtgttaattgtgtcatcataataactaattaagagtaattaaaacaatgaattgaGGAAATGCATACATAGTGCACAGTTGTTgctcattcaatttaaataaatgttgaaagtaataatttgcgtaataagttttgtttgcgTTTGAACCTcgttagaaatataaaatttaattataaatgttacaaggtttttcaaagtattattattaaaaaaaagaaataattaaattatttcagtcaAGTTTGAATCTACAAACTGTTGCGTCGTTTTGGCTTTTATTATTTGGAGTATATGCGGCATTcgaaatctgtaaaaaattcaactgtGTAGCTAagaaggttcatgagatacggctTTGTGACGGGCGGTCGGACAAACAGCAGAGTCTTAGTAGGAGAGTTTTATTCGCACCGTTTTAATAAGTGCTCGAACCAATATGTGCTCAGAGGAGCTcgattcttacatctttgacagtcgttagagGTCGTTACAgtaagcttgaaaagtctgacaaccagtctaaccaaggggtatcgtgttgcccaggtaactgggttgagtaggtcagataggcagtcgctccttgtaaaacactggtactaagctgaaaccggttagactggtagccgtccccaacatagttaggaaaaggctaggccaatgatgatgtgcATAACTCTACAAAACCACCCACACCAACAAATACAGACGTACGCTTCCTTATTTAATTCGCTTGACAATGCCATGTTTCCAGACCGTGCGCACGCGGCGGGCATCACGCTCTGGCTGACGATGCTGGGAGTGATGCGCGCGCAGTCCGTGCCCGCCGACAACGACACGCCGCCCTTCAGCACGCTGTACAAGTGGAAGCACGTCGACTACGAGTTCCCCTCGCCCCGGCATCGTAGACATGCTCTGTCTACTGGGTAAGTACATATAAGACAATTTGGCTATAGTTCAGATTGGAATAAGAACTTCAGTTAGCTAAAATTGTCTGCaaggtgttttgttttctatagcCTCTTTTAGATACCACTGCAAGACAACGGCCTCCCCTTTTCTTTGACTTCCtctattttttccaaaatgaaGCCTGAAACGGAAAGAAATTAGACCATAATGTTTTGATGGCATCTACTTGAGATTTCATTAAAGAGCACGCGATAGTAGTGAGAGATAAGAGGTTGACGCTCCCCTTTCCCTCccctgaaaataataaaataaaatagagagaAGTTTATTTCACCTTTTATCATTCGTCGATCATTTCGTctttatcgattttatttacTATGAGTAAGAAAATTCACATATAAAACAGTTAAACGTATAATTCCAGTAAGTATGTGCCTGCCAACGTGCTCCCCTTGGGGCTGGAGGTGTGGGGTGACCGCGTGTGGGTGACGGTGCCGGCGTGGCGGCGCGGCGTGCCGGCCACTCTGGCCACACTGCCGCGAGAGGGAGGGATCGCCTCGCCGCAGCTCAGGCCCTATCCAGACTGGAGCTTCCATACAGCATTTGGTATGTAtcaacaaacattttctttctaaTTTACAAAGCTTTACTATAAAACTAGCACTCGTAACGaatattcatgtatttttactattttcaggAGACGCAAAGAACTGCACAGGGCTGACATCAGTTTTTCGAGTCAATATTGACCCCTGTGGAAGACTATGGGTTTTGGATTCCGGTCAGATAGACTCACAAGATAACCCAAACAACTGTGCCCCCCAGTATAGTGGTGTTTGATATTTACACAGACAAACTTATAGCGCGGTATCCAATCCCGCAACAGTACGTGTTACAAGATTCCCTGTTCGCTAACATCATCGTGGACACGAGGACCCCGGACTGTTCAGACCTTCATGTCTACATAGCCGACACCTGGAGGTTCGGGCTTCTTGTTTTCAGATTAAGTGATGTACGGTTTTGGAGATTCACTCACCCCTTATTCTTCCCGGATCCCCTGGCTTCAAACTTCACTCTACATGGACTAAACTTCCAATGGACCGACGGAATATTTGGATTAGCACTTACGCCTCCTGATCTTTTCGAGGATCGCCTCTTATTCTTCACCCTATGTCCAGCAACAGAGAATTTTTACGTATCTACGTCAATTTTACGAGAACCCTCTCGAGTCAGCAATAGTTCTTCGGAATTCAATCTAGTCGGCGAAAGTAGAGGGATTCATGGACAGTCTTCTGCTTCAGCAATCGATAGACGAGGAATCATGTTCTACGGTTTAGTTACTCGAGATAGTATAGGATGTTGGGACACTAAAAAACCCTATAGAAAGAAAACTATAGAAGTCGTGGCAATGAATGCAGAGACTTTGGTGTTCCCGAATGACATTAAAGTCGACCAAGAGGAAAGACAGAGCCTTTGGGTGATATCGAATCGGTTGCCGATGTTCCAGGCGGGGCCGCTAGATCCAGACGACTATAACTTCCGGATCATGTATGCTGACACCTCAGAAGCGGTGCGCGGAACTGTGTGTGACCCTGACCTAGAGCTGCCTCCTAATAAAGACATAATACATCGCGGATGGTTGCCATAAGGATGTACCTCATATCTGTGTATAGTTAGATTAAAATAGTCCTAAGGCCTTCCTAAGTTACCTACTAATCTAAGCGCCTACTCAAATAATAGCTGCACTTACATCGAtagtcaaatttatttaatattttttggcgGCGCTAATGCTTTTCGTATTGCCTTCTGTTGCCATACTATTAAATTTAGCTGTTGTGTATATCTTCCTAAGTCACTAAATATGTAgtgttagttattttataagatttaaataacatttttattcttttaattcatAAGGCACCTTGTGATAAACTTGCAAAGCGCCTTGCATAATATGTCACGCAAAAgataattatctatatctacagagattaacttaaaaacccttaaaacttatatatatctaatcctttaatttgtttatttttatttgtgattgttCTTGTCGTatcaagtaatattatatacctactgaATAAATTTTTGCACCtgatttgaaaacaattaaattatttatgcacTAGAAAGGTGACGGTTACATGATTTTTTTGGTAAAccgaatttaaattatatgtcaGGGCAAACAAAAATTGCTCCCTTAATTTTCTTAGTTAAGTTTTACACCCTTTACCCCTATACCCTAGAGGGGCCTCAACTTTAGCGCCTACGAAAAAAGATTAGCAAGTGTGTTTACAGAAAACATCAGGTAAGTATCTATCGTAAAACGGGTTGAATAGGACTGGCAGGGAAATACGGACGGACTTTGTAacgctttaaaaatgtttttcaggctaaattaaaaaatcgtcTCCTTTTATCCCGCAAGTTATATTCACCCAGTTGTACCGTTCTTAATATGGGTAATATATAAAGATTCAGTAAATATAAAGTAAGACGTACGTGTACCTTCGCATTTCTCTGTGCGGTTACACTGCAAAACAGACGGCTCTTTCCTTAATGTTTCTACgtgtaaataatatgtttaatactttttatgtacGTATGTTGTCGAAGGACAAACAGAGTTGACAACTAAGGCCAAAACTGGTCTAACCAAATAATTAACTCCTAAAACCCATGAAAAACTCTACAACAGGTCCGTTAAAAAGGTCTCAAATTTAGAGGATTTACCtggttttttgtttcttagatAATTTTAGTTTAGGCAGAACTCTGTGTAACCAAGCTGTGTATAGGCTGGCCACTGGAATGCTTTGATCTTCAATAACAGGCAATTGCCGGGACAGAGTTAAAAGCGCGCTCTTTATACTCTCTATCCACACGCAAATACTGATCTGTGACTTAACTTTTATATACGTCATCATTCAGGAATTAATAAACAGTCGGttcacatattattatgtagtttttttttatactgaacGGTTTTTGAGGGTTAGATACCGAAAGTGTTAAAACGGAATTCTAGTAAAAAGGTTCCTTCTGCAGTCGGAACATGTAAGCCCACCCAATAAGCCATATCTCATGAACAGCGGTAATAAGACAGTTGCAAATAATCACGATAAAACTTTTTTCCAAGTAAGTGAAGCAATAGTTTGTCAGAAGCtcgaaagtctgacaaccagtctaactaacgggtgtcgtgttgccccggtaactgggttgaggaggtcagataggcagtcgctccttgtaaaacactggtacttagctgaatccggttagactcgaagtcgaccccaacatacttgggaaaagaaaaggctaagatgatgaCGTAGTAAAGGTTGTCGCAGTCATATATCTGTGATACGTGTGACCAATTTTATTGCCTATCGGTTTTCCTTAagcatatttgtacggaaccctaccACAAATATTAAGACAGAGAACCGATCGCACTATAAATAGCTTACAGATGGTATCAAGATTCTTGTAATCAAGGATGGTATGTAAAACACACGTGATACCGGGTTTAAATGGTCTACGTATATCGGGTACAATTTTTTGTGTCGTAGATGTGTATAGAGTTGTATGAGCgacttatacaccgtgattttttagtcgtcttacaaaagcagcccagttcgtgtataGTGTACAGTTCGTGACACAGTATTgcaaaaaacggtcaagtgcgagttggactaaCGACATTGACGCAAATCCGAGTCGCACTTGAACGtttaaattttgattcaatTCATACAAAGTCTacgattaaattacatttaatatattttcctactttattttgcataaaatgaaTAACATGATCTAAACTTTCAGCTTACTTATTGTACTAACTacgtcataattatttacaagaataataaaaggTAAAATGTGTATCTAGCTCAAGCAATTTCGATATTACATCACATggtaataaagttgattttactaattttttaagaataataggatttgtttgtttatttcgtttCAATGACGTTATATGCATCGTTTACTGAAATCATAGGGTTGGAAAAATGCCACTTTGTAACCttgacatataaataaaaaccggtcaagtgcttATCAAACTCCCGATACCGAtacgtacaaataggctaaagataaacaaattggtTAAGtgtgttgtccaatattatattatattattcgcAATTCAGAAGTACGATTAACttgcccacaatttaacgtgcctttcgagaAGGAACTACTgcttttcggaaggcacattcaattgtgggtcccggctgctatacctacatctttgacagtcgttacaggtagtcagaaacttgaaagtcagacaaccagtctaactaacgggtgtcgtgttgccccggtaattgggttgaggaggtcagatagacaagCGCTCCTTgcgaaacactggtactcagctgaaaccggttagactggaagccgaccccaacatagttgggaaaaggctaggccgatgatgattactGCTGCTTTTCAACTTCGATAGAAGTGGcctttctacaatcgttaacgtcaataaatAACGGTCCTATgtaaatgacattttgtttcgataagCCACGTGATTGTGATCTATCCGTATCTGTAGTGGGGTAAGGCATCTTAATAagagcgtgctgctggggagtttgttgcaccgtttcttctctcacagcaaaagcagttaggaagcggtgatgggtgggcgaaactgggtgctgtccaatgtaacctgaccttcaaaaagtgctacttagtagcctaatttgaataaatgaattttaattttttgtttttttttttatttttagaggaCTTTTGCTGGATCAAAATAGGGGATACGACATCTATAATAGTACACCGTTAGCATATAACATCAGTTCATGCAAACTTTTATTCAGCAGAGTAAAAGATTTGATGAAGAACGCAAAGAATgttaatagttttgtaaaacGTTAATGTATAAACTGTAACAAAACTACAACCTTTCTTATGACGTGAAGTATACAGGATAGTATAATcgtataataaaagaaaaaataatagaaattgctataaaaaactttctttaactGACTGTAACGCAAAGGGAATagtgtttattgttaaaaaggACTTCAAagacattaacattttatagatTGCTTTATCGAGTTGAgtgatttcaaaatatttcagaaatgaTCTGCTGAGcgaataagataaaaaaatctcgaAAATTTATTGAGACAGTGCGGTTTAAAGATTGACCCATATTTCTTTAGATAAGATTTCTATATCACGTGGAGggtttgaattttatttcttaaataaaatatttaaaatgtgcaTCGCTAAGTCTCTTTTATATAGCTGCACCTTTAACCCACTTTTTTCATCAATGCATTCGATAATTTTGCTGGTCTAAAAATAGTATCAAGATAATGTTCTACCAAAGAAGGGTATTAAATGATGTGATATTTTCCTTATAACGCTTATCCGTTTATTACTGCTTATTTTGTTGAATACACTGGGAAATCCAATATAAGAATAGAACTCAGGGAAACATCGAACTTCgttatgaatataaatagtCCATTGTTTTGGTGACGTCGGAAGCcttttatgtttgaaatatgtatgtattggtATTTATTAGGTGAAATTTCAATgccaaatttgttaattttggttttatagtgatattatgttattgatttgaaatatatttcaggTGAATCATTCACCTcttcaaacaataaacaatacatttctCAACGTCATATTCCAAGTAATTTTATTGTGGGAAAACCGCTAAAATGCATATGCAATGCTTATTCGTCGCTGACACTGGTTGCCAACCCATTGTAGGTAGAAATATGTATTGCTTCTAACTTCTATATggaacttaaacaaaaaaaatcgaattagaCCGTCAGCCAGATTTTTAACCCGGGGCAGTGAGATTGTCCGAAAGTGTTACCGTGGCttcggtacacgaagggcagagaaaggaacatgggtgggttatagtcagtagaagtctgacactcccttccgatCAACTCAAAGTGGAAGGAAccatttgatgatttctcatcCGGAAAAgcaaatacatttgaaaaaatagtatttaagtaaaaattcgAAGGTTAAACGCATCAAAGATGGTAGAACGTATAGGAGTGGGGTCAATAACGTCACAAATCCGTGCTACTccgaaaattataataattattatagcaATCCCAGTAGCCGTAATTTTGCCTTAAAAATGAGTTGTAgggaataaaaaatagatgtccaATTCTTAGACCTACAACcttcacaaaatttcatgacaaTCGGTCGAGCtatttcggaggagttcaattacgcaTACCGGTGACACGATAATTGTATATATTAGTGGCATAGATGATCTTAATAACCAGTACACACAAAACTAGAGCTAACACAACTACATATACATAGTTACAAGTAACATATAGAGTAGGTATATACAGGACTTTATTGGACGTTAACTAACGTAGAACGAACTACACACGATATAGACTTAATGATAACGTTTTGAACCTTATGCTTTTGgtataaggttgatttttgtgtTGTTGTTATAGTAAGGTTTTATGATATGTTTCTGcattgagaaagaacatggaTATAAAAAGAGCTCGGTTGTGGATATGTATGTTTGATGCTTTATTACTCAATAATAggacaattttcatttttcgaGCAATTTTTTCCCATTACTTTTAGTACAATTTTACAATCCAGCAAGTCAAATAAAGCAACAATTTTAACAACATAACAATTTTGATTTGCTTAAAAACCATTACTTTATCCATAAAAGTTaaacataactaaaaatatcCCAGTGTCCATCATCGGGTGCAATTTCcgacatcatttaatttataaaactttcattATCCAAACACTTACTTCAATTTAAACAtcctatccctactaatattataaatgcgaaattaactctgtctgtctgtctgttacgctttcacgtctaaaccactcaactgattttaataaaatttggtacagagacagagttgaccttgagaaagaacataggatagtttttatcccggacttttgaagacttcgaaacgcgatataaccgacatcggcgcgggcggagccgcgggcgaaaagctagtagataCCTAACTTTAGTATCAATTCATCATTACACATTTAACATATCATTGCCGACATCCCATAGCCATCGAGTATCGAGTATCAAGTGATCATTAAGGCTACATCGTGTGTAGTGTCGTGACAGCGTGGACGATACTTATCGTATTTTAGGCGCGGACCTGTCGTTGCAGTGCTTGTTGCGGCGGAGTGTTGCGCCGCGCTTTATCTGTTCCATGAGGGACGTGTGACATGCTCGGGGGTCGGGCTGGGGAAGTTGttgtttgattattatatttatatttaaatttattattatttaattattattatttaaatttgtttcagaAGTAAATCTTTTTGAAGATAAATGGTAAATGCAAAGAAGCAGAATAATACACAagttaaattgataaaaaaatgcataaaaacagTGCCTGTAACCAAATTTTTATGTGCACATAATCAATAAATCGACCCCTCATGCTTGATTAAAttgactgaataaaaaaaaaatggtatctttttcgaaaatttcgaaaactaatattagtataagtcacattttaagtattttctggATGCCACAATTTGACATTAATATCTATAACTGTCTTTTAAAAGCAGAAACGGATTTTGATGGGTTACTGGCTGTATATATAGGTAAATAAGTCCACATGGTCAGCCCGTCTAACTCCACTGCTCGCATGGCACGACACTGAGCTCGATTGTTAAGCTCTTGAACgccttacaaatattataacattattgtaacTTGTTCGAACCGTgtaaacggttttgtggggAATTAAATTTAGTGATTAATgttatatgaaagaaataaagacttttgaacTGAACTGTTTGGCACTAATCTGCGAACTCTGTGTGTAACTTATGTAATGCTGTGCACATACCTGTGCATGTGCACTGATCATGTCCCGCACGCACTTGGCGCGCGAGGAGTCGAGCTGCCGCCGCTGCTGCTGGATGGTGGCCGACAGCTTGTCCAGGAAGGCGGGCTGGACCGCGCTAGGGATTGTGCCTGAGAAAGTACCAACAGAATTGCTTTTAGACTACTCCTGCACTTATGAATTCAATCCTTGGGTCACAGGGGGttttagaaacattcaagtcgcatgcacaaagacaaccagactcagaacaagcattcgtggatcacaaaggCTTGTACtgcacggggatcgaacccgcgacatgtcgagCGACCAAGTTGACCTTGTTTCTTTAAtgactcggctatctgtgcagtccaTCAATGAAGGCTGGGTGTAATTAACCGGTGTcgttgtgatttttattttactcaattaaaaaataaattcaacattatTGAGCATGACCTTGACTCATGATCCTTTACGAACCTAAACAAATAGAGCATAGACGTTGGCCaagatcaaaaatataattagcatACCTTTCCCCTTGGCCGGGGGGTCAGCAGCAGTGATAGTGGAGATGGCGCGGCGTGAGGTGCGCGGCGACAGCTGCGGCGCCAGCTTAGCGCTCAGGCTCGCGATCAGCCCGCCTTCTGGAACATAGCGGGGGGTGAAGGACTGGATAAGGAATAATGACTGACTAATAGGTGCCTCATGAAGGAATATCAGGTAAAATGTGCAGAGAGATGACAAACTATGAGTTTTGAACTGTAGACCTTTTTGAAGGCTTCCAGAAACATCGTAAAATgagtaaataaagataaattttacATCAATCACCATAATCTTCCGGAACAAAAATTTTGGTTACCTAGAATGTTTTCTGAGAATTTTAGAAATGGATTATGATATAGATTTTGAGCCTATCAAAATCTAAGTTATagccattaaattaatatctaatattcAGTTGGTAGCTACTTTCCCATTGGCACTGAAAATCAGCTCTATGACGACATCCTGTCTCTTGGGAAATATCTTACACGTACATACATTATAGAAAAGTAGTATACAAAAAAGCAACAACTtacaattttgaactttatttcttcttttgatcgAGAAATAGCTTTGAGCAGGAATCTATCAAATATAATCCTTAAAAAGCTTGAAtaggtatttacaaaaaagaacaacCAACGACTTTGGACATAATCGCCGAAAAATTCAATTCTATCAAATATAGGTAATTTTGACATAGTTAGTTCCCCTTACGTTCGAGATGATGTCTGTCAGCGCTGTGCGACCTGGCGGCGATGTTCTTGCGCAGCGCGAGCGGgctgagcgcgtcgtgtcgcgacATGCTGTTGAAGCCCGCGATTATGTCCGACGGCTGAGCGTATATCGTGTTCTGGTACTTCTTGTCCTGACGCTCTTGTTGCATTTTGAAGCCTGATGGATAAGGTGATAAGGTTGGGTTTagattgtattataataaagtttttgtcaGATTTCGCTATCGCACATAGTGTCACTAGATACCAATCAACcatatgtaataattaaagaaaaatatttgaattcatCGATTTATTGGAAAGATTTGATAGGCAGTTAGAAAATAAGTTCATAGTTATCTAAACTTGGGTCTaaatttttgttcataatttaACTTAGATCAATATATTTCAAGTTGTATTCATCTTAGTTCAAGCATTCAAATGCTAACCCCGAACATAAGCTTACATCTTCGGGCATTTCTACAATAAATTTCcattactttatttaacaaatcTCACCAGTCTGTCCGTAATGCGACTCGCTGGACATCCTGGGCCCGAAGCTGGAGAAGGAGTTGTTCTCGCCGTAGCTCGGGGTGGAGGGAGACGACCCGTGGGGGGAGCCGCGGCCTTCACCGTATATACCTAGGGAATCATGAAAATTGTATAACTGAAGATTTTATTCCTGTTGGTTTATCTATCGATGGCAACGAAGGCCATGTTTTATTAGGTCAGACAAACTATCGCCACTTCTTCAAGTAAAGCCCTGGCAATATCTcgttatttctaaaatattacaatcacTTAAAAACTAGTTTCATACTGTATAGGACATATTTcatactatttaaaatacttttcttttgttttattctcatttaaatgaagtttaactttaaacgcgaaaataaaaacaacactcACCCGAATTACTATCCCTAAGCAGATCCGAATTGGAGCTATTCAAACTATTCTTCCTCACATACATGGAATTCTCGACGTAGGCCATAATCCGATGACCCGTCTGCCCATAAATCGGGTTCAGGTTCCCGGTGCTATTCAGACTGGTGCTTGAGGAGAAGTTGCTCTTCGCTTGTTGGAAGGTTGAGAGCGAGGGTTGTGTCGGAGAGGGGGGGTTGGCGTTGTTCTGGTTCTGCAACTGTTGAAGACTCCGGCGGACGATGCCGGGTGAAGCCGGCATGTGTTTCAACTCGGTCAGTTGTTTGACTGTTTCTGCTACGTTTATGTGTGCTGTAAAGAGAATGTTTTTAGTAAGGTGGTGATTAGCTTTTTATGAGAGAAAAAGATGGCATTTTAGTTCACTTTATAATGCGTCGGTCAGTCGAAGATTTTTTCCTGGATTTTTCACcaactttgatttaaattagTGAATTTTGGATAAGTGGGAACGGATTCAATCCCGTTTTTAGGTAGTAATATTATGATTCTTTCCTTGATCACTTCAAAATTATTAGACATAAAATAGCGATAAATActgttcattttttattacaatttactaTTGATTTATTCATCACTACTTCGCTTAGTACTTCGgcacaaaataaattctaaaaataacacCTTCACTTGTTTATGTGTACAATTCAACTAATGCGTGTCAACGACCAAAAGGCTTGTgataaacaaattttgttcgCGTGTGATGGTGTTATCAAtagccaaaataaataatcacttgTGAGATTTTATTAGCATTGTCTTTGAGCGTGCGAAGATTAAGAAAACTGTGTCTTATTTTCGGCCTATATACAAAGCAAGTCAAACggttaatacttaaaatatatatcttataCGTTATGGCATTTAGACAATCTTTAACCATTAACATACCTTCAAGTTTAAACAAAACGTTCACCGAGAGGATCAAACATGTTTAAGTCAAACATTGCCCGTTCAAAAACGAAAATCTTCAATTTACAGAAACTTTtgtcattaaaaagaaaataaaaaaaatgcactcCGTAACGAGGCGACACAGCCCTACAATAAATAGTGTATGACACCCCTCTTGTAGATATTCCATGTTCTCTAGTacacagagcgcgacgtgtcgcgattTCGATCCCTcacaggacaagcgtttgtatgatccacgaatacttgtactgagtctggttgtctttgctTGTGAAAACCCCCACTACACACATTAATAACTGCGAAGGTCATTTAAAAATAGAGAtattaaacatgtttgatcACCTCGCAGGCCGTCTAAAGCCCAGCTTATTGCTTGTCACTAAAGTCTAATAAGTAATAAGTGCAGGTAATGTACAGTCATAATCACCGGCGTCGGCGTCAGGCTGAAGCAAGAAGGCGGGCGGAGGGGGCAACTCCGAGTCGCCGAGGCCTGGGCTGGCTGTGTTCTGGAATAGAagtagatttaataataattaatagatctAAAATCCAAGTTTTTGATGTCCAGCCGTTtagagttttaaattgcattgtcatcgggtttgaagctaccctgaaaattttagcccgctagcttattgggaagtctatcttgcaaaaatccaaccggaacgacaaacaaacaattaaagaaaatttaaaggCGGATTCTCGAAGACGCATTACGCCTTACAAAAATATAGTAGCAAATAACATCACTACAATTGCTATTTCAAAGTCACAGGCGTC from Trichoplusia ni isolate ovarian cell line Hi5 chromosome 12 unlocalized genomic scaffold, tn1 tig00000887_group11, whole genome shotgun sequence carries:
- the LOC113506354 gene encoding uncharacterized protein LOC113506354 isoform X2 encodes the protein MNYGLLSSMSIYNIVYNLFCINLTTQINVFNWYESFTPIFLAAHGRPLPRGRKWIVSEGRLPENQQRSRVFLYHNDTNIFVFCFTATVWSRRGSSSSLGKPPPPVRRSSSISRPQRPPYMQNTASPGLGDSELPPPPAFLLQPDADAGDYDSHINVAETVKQLTELKHMPASPGIVRRSLQQLQNQNNANPPSPTQPSLSTFQQAKSNFSSSTSLNSTGNLNPIYGQTGHRIMAYVENSMYVRKNSLNSSNSDLLRDSNSGIYGEGRGSPHGSSPSTPSYGENNSFSSFGPRMSSESHYGQTGFKMQQERQDKKYQNTIYAQPSDIIAGFNSMSRHDALSPLALRKNIAARSHSADRHHLERGLIASLSAKLAPQLSPRTSRRAISTITAADPPAKGKGTIPSAVQPAFLDKLSATIQQQRRQLDSSRAKCVRDMISAHAQPDPRACHTSLMEQIKRGATLRRNKHCNDRSAPKIR
- the LOC113506354 gene encoding uncharacterized protein LOC113506354 isoform X3 codes for the protein MNYGLLSSMSIYNIVYNLFCINLTTQINVFNWYESFTPIFLAAHGRPLPRGRKWIVSEGRLPENQQRSRVFLYHNDTNIFVFCFTATVWSRRGSSSSLGKPPPPVRRSSSISRPQRPPYMQNTASPGLGDSELPPPPAFLLQPDADAAHINVAETVKQLTELKHMPASPGIVRRSLQQLQNQNNANPPSPTQPSLSTFQQAKSNFSSSTSLNSTGNLNPIYGQTGHRIMAYVENSMYVRKNSLNSSNSDLLRDSNSGIYGEGRGSPHGSSPSTPSYGENNSFSSFGPRMSSESHYGQTGFKMQQERQDKKYQNTIYAQPSDIIAGFNSMSRHDALSPLALRKNIAARSHSADRHHLEQGGLIASLSAKLAPQLSPRTSRRAISTITAADPPAKGKGTIPSAVQPAFLDKLSATIQQQRRQLDSSRAKCVRDMISAHAQPDPRACHTSLMEQIKRGATLRRNKHCNDRSAPKIR
- the LOC113506354 gene encoding uncharacterized protein LOC113506354 isoform X1, with the translated sequence MNYGLLSSMSIYNIVYNLFCINLTTQINVFNWYESFTPIFLAAHGRPLPRGRKWIVSEGRLPENQQRSRVFLYHNDTNIFVFCFTATVWSRRGSSSSLGKPPPPVRRSSSISRPQRPPYMQNTASPGLGDSELPPPPAFLLQPDADAGDYDSHINVAETVKQLTELKHMPASPGIVRRSLQQLQNQNNANPPSPTQPSLSTFQQAKSNFSSSTSLNSTGNLNPIYGQTGHRIMAYVENSMYVRKNSLNSSNSDLLRDSNSGIYGEGRGSPHGSSPSTPSYGENNSFSSFGPRMSSESHYGQTGFKMQQERQDKKYQNTIYAQPSDIIAGFNSMSRHDALSPLALRKNIAARSHSADRHHLEQGGLIASLSAKLAPQLSPRTSRRAISTITAADPPAKGKGTIPSAVQPAFLDKLSATIQQQRRQLDSSRAKCVRDMISAHAQPDPRACHTSLMEQIKRGATLRRNKHCNDRSAPKIR